A window of the Ostrea edulis chromosome 1, xbOstEdul1.1, whole genome shotgun sequence genome harbors these coding sequences:
- the LOC125663639 gene encoding uncharacterized protein LOC125663639 — protein MAKGAMDSSTFQALMDKIHQETTSAERKVEILYSCRGFYNADQAARLLQSYSNPADKIRVLRILEARLCQMTCREGREIINAVSIHNDKLIALDCIKRVLSDYQNKLGEEYILSAFPFETDKYRAMQILQTVNSYVGDHVAAGGHQGYAALGGLYTQARPMVPHLYGNVADQAKLIPGHGKIEIPPEAQPGVVPSIYTGHPSYAYPPDRSYDEDRGYPGNSALGQSLPGDYPKGAPPLGYHSGAPNPTGFLQLES, from the exons ATGGCAAAAGGTGCAATGGATTCATCTACCTTCCAGGCTCTTATGGATAAGATTCATCAG GAAACAACGTCAGCTGAAAGAAAGGTAGAAATCCTGTACAGCTGCAGGGGATTTTATAATGCAGATCAG gCTGCCAGACTCCTTCAGTCCTATTCTAATCCTGCTGACAAAATCCGGGTCCTTCGAATTTTGGAGGCA CGATTGTGTCAAATGACATGTCGAGAAGGAAGAGAAATAATAAATGCTGTCAGCATTCACAACGACAAATTAATCGCTTTAGATTGCATTAAGAG AGTACTTTCAGACTACCAGAATAAGTTGGGCGAGGAATATATTCTGAGTGCCTTCCCATTTGAAACTGACAAATACAGAGCAATGCAAATATTGCAAACG GTTAATTCTTATGTTGGAGACCATGTAGCAGCTGGGGGTCATCAAGGCTATGCTGCGTTAGGGGGTCTGTACACTCAAGCCCGCCCTATGGTACCGCATCTTTATGGAAATGTTGCTGACCAAGCAAAACTAATACCT GGCCATGGTAAAATAGAAATTCCCCCAGAAGCCCAGCCAGGCGTAGTTCCCTCAATTTACACAGGCCATCCTTCCTATGCCTATCCCCCTGACCGAAGCTACGATGAAGACAGGGGCTATCCAGGCAACTCAGCACTGGGGCAGAGCCTGCCAGGAGATTACCCCAAAGGGGCCCCTCCTCTAGGGTATCACAGTGGTGCACCAAACCCTACTGGCTTCTTACAGCTGGAGTCATAA
- the LOC125663788 gene encoding tripartite motif-containing protein 2-like, which translates to MAYEDRKVSFTNVDQLFILDQAETFHISLQNSCEICEENGVRAVWICIDCDQNLCDKCKNVHLKTKASVSCNVVSITMKEKYGFDESSCLFHPREVCRQFCRSCNRVVCPKCTATEHSRHNYVELDEAVKEKRFNLQRKLDHLRKEDLPEIRNRTCMLEKNQEEYSVSVQNLIHEVFKRHEIWKRKAEEIRDKILRDIKKTEKDDMETIRRVKNSLEKSSEEMELLLENLEKEIYVHSDRKCVNFCDTAEKKLDRLVMPKKLETLKPPKLVTMAFSASLMTRQFGLLEPQKRMLKPKPKPERPKVPSPERRQREVKPRLVTIVYSLQTTGTIFSVCPVGNGTAWIGTGHTDKTIRNGSLYLVDVDGNTTMTLKTGYNPLSLTLTKSGNILFCSGFRCRLVDFNNSGKVTIFNDKATYTRGVTTTRDDNVLVSYVNDGKIIRMTSSGKILETIENDNKGHKLVDSPLSVKENANGDICILNGAPGKYLTAKGKELVCLSEGKIKFKYYGNTTTPASVKPAFSDISCDKKCNIFISDYHNDCVHMLDKDGKFLKFPGTKEDGIINPEGIAVDSRGNIMLCSQRNLVYIENY; encoded by the coding sequence ATGGCTTATGAAGATAGAAAAGTCAGCTTCACAAATGTTGATCAACTCTTCATTCTGGATCAAGCAGAAACGTTCCACATCAGCTTACAAAACAGTTGTGAAATATGCGAGGAAAATGGTGTTCGGGCGGTTTGGATTTGTATTGACTGTGATCAAAATCTTTGTGATAAATGCAAGAACGTACACCTAAAAACCAAAGCATCTGTCAGTTGCAATGTAGTGTCAATTACAATGAAGGAGAAGTACGGATTTGATGAAAGCAGTTGCTTGTTTCATCCGCGGGAAGTATGTCGACAATTTTGTCGATCATGCAACAGAGTAGTATGTCCCAAGTGCACAGCCACTGAACATAGCAGACACAATTATGTTGAATTGGACGAAGCAGTTAAAGAAAAGAGGTTCAACCTTCAGAGAAAATTAGATCATCTGCGGAAAGAAGACCTCCCAGAAATAAGAAATCGAACGTGTATGCTTGAGAAGAATCAGGAGGAGTACTCGGTATCGGTTCAAAATTTGATTCACGAGGTTTTCAAACGACATGAAATATGGAAAAGAAAAGCAGAGGAAATTAGAGACAAAATCTTGCGAGATATCAAGAAAACGGAAAAAGACGACATGGAAACAATAAGACGAGTTAAGAATTCTCTTGAAAAGTCATCAGAAGAAATGGAACTGTTACTGGAAAACTTGGAGAAAGAAATCTACGTGCACTCGGACAGAAAGTGTGTTAATTTCTGCGATACAGCGGAAAAGAAACTTGACCGTCTTGTTATGCCAAAGAAACTGGAGACACTAAAACCTCCTAAGTTAGTGACGATGGCGTTTAGCGCAAGCCTGATGACGAGGCAATTTGGTTTACTGGAACCCCAGAAAAGGATGCTAAAACCAAAACCTAAACCAGAAAGACCTAAAGTGCCATCGCCTGAAAGAAGACAGAGGGAAGTGAAACCCAGATTAGTGACGATAGTGTACAGTCTGCAGACGACCGGGACCATATTCAGTGTGTGTCCTGTTGGTAATGGGACTGCATGGATTGGAACTGGTCATACGGACAAGACTATCCGAAATGGTTCTCTGTACTTAGTAGACGTGGATGGCAACACTACAATGACACTGAAAACTGGTTACAATCCTCTCAGCCTAACCCTGACCAAATCCGGCAATATCCTCTTCTGTAGTGGATTTCGCTGTCGTCTGGTTGACTTTAACAATTCTGGTAAGGTAACAATATTCAATGACAAGGCTACGTACACCAGAGGCGTGACGACTACCAGAGATGACAATGTACTGGTCTCCTACGTCAATGATGGAAAAATCATACGAATGACTTCAAGCGGCAAAATTCTGGAGACCATAGAAAATGACAACAAAGGTCACAAACTTGTGGACTCGCCACTTTCTGTTAAAGAGAATGCCAATGGTGACATTTGTATACTCAACGGAGCACCAGGGAAGTATCTAACTGCAAAAGGAAAGGAACTAGTTTGTCTCTCAGAGGGCAAAATTAAATTCAAGTACTACGGAAATACCACTACACCGGCTTCAGTAAAGCCAGCCTTCAGTGATATTTCTTGTGATAAAAAATGTAACATATTCATATCTGATTACCATAATGACTGTGTCCATATGCTGGACAAAGATGGGAAATTTCTAAAGTTTCCAGGGACAAAAGAAGATGGCATTATCAATCCAGAGGGGATTGCTGTTGATAGTAGAGGGAATATCATGCTGTGTTCTCAAAGAAACCTCGTATACATTGAAAACTATTAA
- the LOC125663641 gene encoding V-type proton ATPase subunit d 1-like, producing MMSYMPEMNFNVDHGYLEGLLRGFKSGILKQSDYLNLVQCETLEDLKLHLQSTDYGNFLANEPSPLNVSVIDDKLKEKLVIEFQHVRNQCVEPMSTFLDYITYSYMIDNIILLITGILHQRPINELIPKCHPLGSFEQMEAIHIASTPAELYNAVLVDTPIAPYFLDCISEQDLDEMNIEIIRNTLYKAYLEDFYSFCREQGGGTADAMCEALAFEADRRAFIITINSFGTELTKEDRAKLYPRCGELYPYGLQLLAKADDFDQVRQVADIYGNYKDLFDGSGNGPGEKTLEDKFFEQEVNLMKNSFMQQFQFGVFYAYVKLKEQENRNIIWIAECVAQRHRAKIDSYIPIF from the exons ATGATGAGTTACATGCCTGAGATGAATTTTAATGTAGACCATGGGTATTTGGAAGGTCTACTAAGAGGATTTAAGAGTGGAATTCTCAAACAGAGCGATTATTTAAACCTGGTCCAGTGTGAGACTCTGGAAG atcTGAAATTGCATCTGCAGAGTACAGACTATGGAAATTTTCTGGCGAATGAACCAAGTCCATTAAATGTATCTGTGATTGATGACAAGCTGAAAGAGAAGCTAGTTATAGAATTTCAGCACGTTCGCAATCAGTGTGTAGAACCCATGTCCACATTTCTGGACTACATCAC GTACAGTTACATGATAGACAATATCATCCTCTTGATTACTGGAATTCTCCATCAACGTCCAATCAATGAACTTATTCCAAAATGTCACCCGTTGGGAAGCTTTGAACAAATGGAGGCCATTCACATTGCTTCGACTCCAGCAGAGCTGTACAATGCTGTACTCGTGGACACTCCTATTG cTCCATATTTCCTTGACTGTATATCTGAACAAGATCTTGATGAGATGAACATTGAAATCATCAGAAACACTCTGTACAAG GCATATCTTGAAGACTTCTACAGTTTTTGTCGAGAACAAGGTGGGGGAACTGCTGATGCCATGTGTGAAGCCCTTGCT TTTGAAGCTGATAGGAGAGCTTTCATCATCACCATCAATTCATTTGGAACAGAACTGACAAAAGAGGACCGAGCTAAGCTGTATCCCCGCTGTGGGGAGCTCTATCCCTATGGGCTGCAGTTGCTGGCCAAGGCTGATGATTTTGACCAAGTGAGACAGGTGGCCGACATTTACGGG AACTACAAGGACTTGTTTGATGGAAGTGGTAATGGCCCAGGAGAGAAAACTCTGGAGGACAAATTCTTTGAACAAGAG GTGAATTTGATGAAGAATTCATTCATGCAGCAATTCCAATTTGGCGTGTTTTATGCCTATGTGAAACTAAAGGAACAAGAAAACAGAAACATTATCTGGATTGCTGAGTGTGTGGCCCAGCGACACCGAGCTAAGATAGATAGCTACATTCCAATATTCTGA